A window from Primulina eburnea isolate SZY01 chromosome 2, ASM2296580v1, whole genome shotgun sequence encodes these proteins:
- the LOC140824624 gene encoding uncharacterized protein: MLAHLRKMGKIIIEVATSGIAATLMQGGRTAHSRFQIPLRPTATTLCKIKKQTELAELIRRASAIVWDEAPMSNRYAFESVSKGFQDIMENKIAFGGNTMVFGGDFRQVLPVVKRGSKAEQISASISRSTFWHRVKIVQLQQNMRSAQDIEFSQFLLRIGDGLQYTVNHDFIKLPDSMIIPWEGEQSIQMLIDAVFPTMINHVNDENYMVHIAIITSKNVDVDNINQMLILKFPGEEKEYTSWDSVEDDNHNLFQKEFLNSLSPSGLPPHRIILKVGSSIMLLRNVVPELGLCNETRLICRGLGRNFIDAEIITGPHKGTIFFLHRMPLKSEDNSGLPFELTRRQFPIRLTFALAINKAQRQTIQNIGIFLRNHVFSHGQLYVALSRGVSQNSTKILVKDGNLHRRSGVFTRNVVFKDVLLPNRE, from the coding sequence ATGTTGGCACATCTAAGAAAAATGGGAAAAATTATAATTGAAGTAGCAACATCTGGGATAGCTGCGACATTGATGCAAGGTGGAAGAACCGCACATTCACGTTTTCAGATTCCACTTAGACCAACTGCAACAaccctttgcaaaataaaaaaacagACCGAACTTGCAGAACTAATAAGGCGTGCATCAGCTATAGTATGGGACGAGGCTCCAATGTCAAATCGCTACGCTTTTGAATCCGTCAGTAAGGGTTTCCAAGATATTATGGAAAATAAAATAGCATTTGGAGGGAATACAATGGTTTTTGGTGGTGATTTCCGACAAGTTTTACCAGTTGTTAAACGAGGGTCAAAGGCAGAACAAATTTCTGCAAGTATTTCAAGGTCAACATTTTGGCATCGCGTAAAGATAGTACAGCTTCAACAAAATATGAGATCTGCTCAAGATATTGAGTTCTCGCAATTTCTCTTGCGCATAGGTGATGGATTGCAATATACTGTTAATCATGATTTCATTAAATTACCAGATTCAATGATCATACCATGGGAAGgtgaacaatcaattcagatgttGATTGATGCTGTTTTCCCTACTATGATAAATCATGTTAACGATGAAAACTATATGGTCCATATAGCCATCATCACATCGAAAAATGTTGATGTCGACAATATTAATCAAATGCTCATTCTCAAGTTTCCTGGAGAGGAAAAGGAGTATACATCTTGGGATAGTGTAGAAGACGACAATCACAACCTTTTTCAAAAAGAATTTTTGAATTCCCTTAGTCCAAGTGGTTTGCCACCGCATAGAATCATATTGAAAGTAGGAAGTTCGATCATGCTCTTGAGAAATGTTGTGCCCGAACTTGGTCTATGCAATGAAACAAGATTAATATGCCGCGGTCTTGGTAGAAATTTCATAGATGCCGAGATCATAACAGGTCCTCATAAAGGCACCATATTCTTTCTACATAGAATGCCCTTGAAAAGTGAAGATAACTCTGGATTACCATTTGAGTTGACACGTCGACAGTTTCCCATAAGGCTTACTTTTGCTTTGGCAATAAACAAAGCACAACGTCAAACAATCCAAAATATTGGCATATTTTTGCGTAACCATGTGTTCAGCCACGGTCAGCTATATGTGGCACTTTCAAGAGGAGTCTCACAAAATTCTACAAAAATTTTGGTAAAAGACGGGAATTTACATCGTCGATCTGGTGTATTCACAAGAAACGTGGTTTTCAAAGACGTCTTGCTACCTAATAGAGAATGA